TTGTCGCTGAAGAATTCTACCGGCGATCCCCGTCGTCCCACGAATCGACGAACGCAGGAGATACATGACTCTGTTGATAGAGTGTAAGCGACTTCCAAGTGGACAGCGCGCACTGTCAGACAGGTGAAGAGTGCTATCCATCGTTTAACTATAGACCTTCCCAGCTTCACCAGCAGCGGCCCGAAATAGTCCAGCCCCGTATAGGTGAATGGTCGTTCGTGATGGGCCAGACGCGCAACCGGAAGCGGCGCCATTGGTGGAATCATTGGTCGAGTCCGACGAATTTTGCAGAGCGCGCAATCGCGTTTTGCTTTCTTCACTACTAAACGAAGTCGTGGAATCGTGTAAAGCTGACGTAACTCATTCACTACAGTTTCTGCGTTCCCGTGTCTGTAGCGGCGATGATATCTGTTTACCAGGAGTTCAGTGACGTGATGCTTCCTCGGAAGGATCAGCGGATGTCGCACTTCATGTGGTACACTTTCAGCTGCCTCAATTCTGCCACGCTCGCGTAGCAGGCCACGATCGTCCAGGAACGGCATAAGGTTGTATATGGAACTGTTCTTCCCGATGACCTCCTGTCCCGATTTATTCAGAGCTTTATTCGACAATGCAGCAACTTCATCTGTGTAAGCTTCACGTTGAGTTAATTTGATGATGATTTCTTCGGCAGCATGCAGTTCCGCCTGTTGTAGTGATCCGGAGTATTTCGGCTGCTTCTTGGACGCGTTATTCAGGAATCGCAAGACATATGCTGTGGCATGTTGCAGTCTCTCCCAGGTAGAGAACCGGTGGAAATCTATGGTTGTCTCTATCGTACGGTGATGAAGAATCGACGCTCGCATTTCTTCTGCAGTAGCCACCACTGGCTCTTTAACACGGGGCCACTCTTCTTCCGCTAGCCACAGAAAATTGGGTCCTCGGAACCATTTGCTGTCTTGATTGAAGTACGGACCACTTCCCCATTTCGTCGCTTCGTCCGCAGGATTGGATTTCGATGGTACCCACTTCCATTGAGTCGCTGTTGTCTGTTCCAGAATTTCGCCTACTCGGAAGGAAACGAATTGTCGATAATTCCGAGGATCTGATTTGATCCAGGCCAGTGCGGTTCTGGAGTCTGTCCAATACGTGACCTTGGTTACGGGAACGTCGAGATGGCCTACAACAAATTTCGCCCATCGTGTGCCTAGAACACATGCCTGTAATTCCAGTCTGGGAATAGACCAGGGTTTCAGAGGCGCTACCTTCGATTTGGCGGCGATCAGACAGCACTGCGGATTCTCCTCTTCGTTGAACGTGCGCAAATAAACCGCACAGGAATAGGCCACTTCGCTAGCGTCCACAAACACGTGAACTTCGGAATTCTGATATGTTATTCGTGTAGCACCACTGAAGTAGCATCTTGGGATGCGGATATCGGAAATATATTCGATCATTTTTATCCACCTCTGCCATTTCACGTAAACTGCGTCGCTGACCTTCTCATCCCAGTCCGTACCTTCTCGCCACAGGTCCTGGATCAGAACTTTGCCGTGAATGATAAACGGCGAAAGTAGTCCCAAAGGATCGAATAAGGTCATTACGCATCGTAACACCTGCCTTTTCGTTGGACGTGTATCTGTACGGATCAGTATTTGCATCTCGTCGTTCATCTGAGTGGAGAAACTCAATTCGTCGGTTGTAGGACTCCAAAGCATACCGAGGACCCTTTCCGTATTTCCTCCTTCCACCAGATTCAGCTGCTTGACTGCTTCTTGCTGGATTTCGCCTAATTTCTGTAGAAGTATGCTGCTGTTCGATCTCCAGTTGTGTAGGTTGAAGCCTGCTTTACCGTGAATGTATCGCACGTCGCTTGCTACTTTCGCTGCCTCCTCCACTGAGCTGAAACTCGCCAGATAATCATCCACATAGTGGTCATGAACTATCGCCTTCGCTGCTTCCGGATGTAATTCCGCATATTGCTCTGCGTTACGGTTTTTAATAAACTGCGCCGAAGCAGGCGAGCAGGTGCTTCCAAATGTCGCGACGTCCATCATGTATACAGTGGGCTTCTCCGATGGATTGTTACGCCATAAAAATAGTTGAGAAATTTTATCTTCATCGCGGATTCTAAGCTGGTGAAACATTTCCTTAACGTCTGAGCTGACCGCTATGCAATACAAACGGAAACGGAAGAGAACTCCAGGTAACGAGGAGAGTTGATCCGGACCTTTGAGTAGCGCGCCGTTCAGAGACACACCGTTTACTTTCGCAGCCGCGTCCCAGACCATACGGATTTTCCCCGGTTTCTTGGGGTTAACCACCGCTCCTACCGGGAGATACCATATCCTTCTTGGATTGGCGGCTTCAAGTTCCTCAGGTATGGCCTTGTGAGCATATCCCTTGGCTTCATATTCGCGCATTTGCCGGTGAAGGTTCTCCTTCAACTCCGGATCGCGACTCATCCGACGCTCGAGGCACTCCAAACGTCGAAGAGCCATCGGGTAGCTATCTGGAAattccacatgatcttctttcCAGACCAATCCCGTTTCGAAGCGGTTACCACATCGTTTTGTCGTTGTTTCAATGATGGTTAATGCCCGCTGATCTTCCTTTGAAAGTGACGGCTCAGGCGGAATAACTCCTGCACtttcaatttcgaaaaattctTTCACAGTTGCCTGAAGATCCTCATCGCAGGAACATTTGCAAACGTGGAAACTGTATGATTCGCGCTTGCCGTTTCCTCGCGGCCCGTAGACGCACCAGCCTAGTCTGGTTTTAACCGCTACTGGGGCCGCACCATCACCTTCTCGTATCTTCAAAGGAAGTGCCAGCCTCAGGTTGTCGATACCGATGAGAATCTTTGGTTTCACGTTCTGATAGCTGCTAACCGGGATGCCCTTAAGATGTGGGTACAACCGCACTGCTTCTTTCATCTGGAAACTCTGACGAGGAAGACCAAGGTTACTGACGGTCCTTGCGTTCACAAGCTTGTGTAGTTTGGTTTGCCCGATTCCAGCGATCTCGATTGTAATTTGCCTAGAATCATTTTCTATTCGGGAAGTGTCCCCAGTCCATCGAAGACAAAGTGGATGTGGAGTGCCATTTACTCCTAACGTCGTAGCCAGATCATTCTCCACCAACGTTAGATCAGAACCCTCGTCCAAGAATGCGAACGTGTTGAGTGACCCATCTTTCCCATACACCGTTACAGGAATGATCCGGAACAGTGTAGAAGCATTCGAGTGGTGGTGTGTATGATTTTCGGCCACCTGAACCTTCGGTGCTATCAACTTCGGAGGTCCACTAGGCGAATGTAGGAGCGGATGATGGCGAAACTGACAGCCTTCGATGTCGCAGGTCTTCCGTCCCCGACACGCACGTCGGCCATGGTTGAACAGGCAGTTCTGGCACAGTTGCAATGCACGGACTCTTCTCCAACGATCGTCGACAGTCAGCTGCTTGAACGCGCCACATTCGCGCACCCGGTGTCCATCTTGGTTACAGTGCAAGCAGTCGGAACGTTTAGCTGACTCTATTGGTTTCTTCGGAGAATCGCTGGAATTGGTTGGTTTATCTGTTGCATGGGTGTTCACAAATCCTTTGTTCTTCAGGCGGTCGCGAGCGCTGTTCTTCTTAACCTCGGGCTCGAAGCTAACCACACTGGTCGCGTCTTGTACCACTGACGCCATATAATCACCGAAAGTTTTCAAGTCTACGTGTTGGAATCCTCGTTTATATCCCGCCCACATCATTCGTTGATCAGCGGGAAGCTTTGCTACAAGCTCCTGCAGAAGCGATGGATTTGAAAGATGAGCGCGTTCATTCGCCGCTTCGATGTGGTCGCATAAAGCCTGCACGGCCATCCCGAAGTCGATCAACCCTTCCAATCTGTCTGACCTTGGTGCTGGGATTTCTCTCACCTTACGCAACAATGCGTTGATGAGCAATTCTGGACGTCCAAACCGCATCCGGAGTGTCTCGATCACCTGGGGAACCGCTGCTGGCAACACCAACCGGCTGCGCACCGTTTCAAGCGCTGGTCCGGTCAAGCACCGTTGCAGACGAAGCATGTTTTCACCATCCGAAAAACCACAGGCTTCCGTTGTATAACGATAATTGGAAATAAAAATCGGCCAGTCGGCGGGATCACCGGAGAATCGAGGAAGTTCCTTTGCCAGGGACTGTCTTGCTGCTAGCTGTTGTTGTGAGGGAGCACTAACTGATCGTGAGGGAGGcatcacttgatttatttgaaaattatctGACTGACGACGGTACTGAGACAAATCAACCGTACGCGGGGGAGTTTCACGCGTTTGTTCACCGGTCGAGCGGTGTtcggtttgatatatttttcgaTTAATCATTATTGATTCATTTGGACGCGCGAGTGATTCTCGCGACTGATTAAAGGATATTGTTGGAGGCATATACAATTCTCCCGGGCGCGCGTCAATTCGCGACTGCTCACGGGTATCTTTATTTATAATGGTCGTGGAGCTATTATGTGATGGAAATTTACTCAAATGGCTCAAGGCTTGACGCTTACCTGGGGGTTCCATATGTTCGGGGCGCATTTCGATCGATGCGGCTTTCCGACTTACCACGGGCGGATTATTCTGGCTTACCACATCCCTCAATGGCCAAAGAGGGTCAGTACTTTCCTCCAGTCCAGTTGCTGAATGTCCTCTTGGCTGATCACCTTCCAGCACAGGTGGTAACTTACGACTCGCCTTCGGGATCGCACCGATCTGCTTTTCCAAAGGCGGCTTGCTCGCCGCCAGCGTTGACAGTTGACCCGCTGCCGGCTGGTTTATGTTCGACGATCGGTTTCTGCTTCCATCGTTTCCGGATTGGAATCCCTCCAGAAGTTCTCGGCACCTCTCTAATTGGACACGTAGTGCGTCCAGTTCTTCCGGGGTCGGATTTGCTCGCCTTTCACACCGTTCGACGCGATTCCGTAGTTCCGATAAAGCAGCATGTGGGTCCTGTACCTCCGGCCGAGGGTTTAGAGCGAGTTCGTCCAGCACATCAGATGGAATTGAAACCATAGGCGGTTCGTTTAGTCGTGATACACCCAACAATGGCGTTGAGCGACGCACGGACGATGATATGGGAGCTTCGGGGTTAGGTGTAGTTGGAGGTCGTTTACGCTCACCCGAAAACGTTTCGGAATTCACTTCCCGTGAAGAAACGCAATTATCGCAGCCTCCTGAGGCCTCTCCGCTGACTGCCTCTCCACCTAGCACGTTGTCAATGAGCTGCTGCTGCTCCTCAAGATGGCGACGCTGCAGCGCTAAGTCCGCACGAGCTCGCTCCGCTTGTTGCTTCTCCACCAACTGGCCCAAACTCACCGAAAATGCCGATGTTGCACTGCAGCGACTGGATTCGCTTCGATTGGAGGCAACATCATCTTGCTGCTGATGTCCAGCACAAAGGGCACACACCCACGAACGATCCGCAACGCTGTCGTCCACTCCCGCACACGTGTAATGCTGCCAACCATCACAATTGTCACACTGGACCATATTTTCCGCGCTGTCCGGCCGTCGGCATTCGGTACAGCTCGATTGCTGGTTCCCGGATTCCGTGGTGGGCTCCACAATGCTCACACCATCCATCACGACCGAATGTTGAGAGTTCTCATCCATAACCtcaatttttttgaagattGTCGAGATTGTAGTGAAAAGTCGGCTGTGACCCTTTTGATAGCTTGAATCTGAATAGacaatttattttaatatttgtttttataatttagGATAATTTTGTTACCTGCTTCAAAAAAATTGGTTCGCCcacttttcttttaatttcacTATTTCTAACTTTTGTTTAACACGTCTTTATACACTCGTCTTCTAATCCGAAATGAGATTGTCGTTGGCAAGCGGAAATGATTTTGACATTTCGCTTGAAATCGCCCGCCTTGCTTGCAACCGTTCAGCTCATTGACAGCCGATTCGCCCCTTCAGTAATGCCGGTGGATAGGGTTGCCAGCTCGGCGAATTCTGCGTTGAcagtgacaaaaacgtgttctcgtacgtttatagcagacacttcaagctaccgaacgcactattcgtttttcccgcacccctctagggcgccctccaggcgcgcagtctcgttatttgATAGCCATTTCTCGTAAAGTGCCAGATAGTTGAAAACGGAATTGATTAAAGTGACTACGATTCGGCTAAAGGTAAGTGCTGAATAGACCGATGTTACAAAAATCATCTGGAAAGGTACGAATGCTGTGACATATGTTCATGAAACAAATGAAATCGTTAGATGAGATTCGAAGTCGTGTTCTCTTCTGTAAGGTGACTTCCGGAATAAAGCGAGTGATTTTGTGATCTCACGCCACTCGCAGTGCAGGATAGGGGGAAAACAGATCGACATCATGCTCAAATCGTTATAGTAAGACAAATCCTACGGAAAAGCTTCAAAAATCAAGCTTGGGCACATCAGTTTATAACATGATCCGGCGATTACTATGAAGAATTATAGATAACGTCTTGCTCGAGAAGCTGGTCAGACAGCACAATGTACGGATCACAAATCATCTGTTGGGGTAGTTTGCGACTCGACTATGGAAAAGAAATAAATTACTTTGCGAACAGGTTGAGCGATAAATTAATTAATCAATCTATTGATTAATAAGCGATTAATTTCTATTGTCTGATGTCCAGATTCATTATGTCCAAGACGACAGAGAGTGTACTTCTAAAGTGTGttttttggtttttaatttacagAAAAAACataattgtaaaaaatataaaatttattattggAGCTTAAAAATCAATCCTTACAATTTATGTTTTAATGATTATTTCATGTAAATTTTGACCACGATTTAGTTTTTGGTGATTTATACGTGAAGTCCAATTTTGAGTGACTTTCGGGTATATCGTCTGGTATCTCACCATTAAGGGGGCATTCTAGTgtagacacgaatttcggacgtttttttcgAGCTGTGTAgatataaaacaaagaatatttttagtatccattatatcattatttacaTCTTTtagtaataaaacaaaaaatgaacggaggaaaaatattcataactagaataattacgagctgatgaagtgaggaggttcaaaaaaaagttttgccatggtgtacacgattccagcccttctagtcatctgaaacaaaaacaaacgaacagattctaaatcagtaaagatgccgctatcgcatgaacctcggacaagtcaaaaacatcttcttTGACGAAATCGCGGCCGCTTGAAGAAAAAATTGCTATTTAGAACGTTTTTTAGGCTCcccaatttttaaaaatagtaaaatttaaaaaaagattttttattggttcatgcgatagagaaatgCGTACAGATtgcattcatataaattcgacatcaatcggttcaaaagaactTGCTTCAACATGGTTTTTCAACAAACAATAGGTAAAAAAGCATGTTCGTTCGTGACGATGGTTGCTTTGGAGTAGGAAAATGCACTCCCGACCTCGATTTTTTATATAACGTTGGTTTAATAGGAAGGCAGACATGTAAAGCAACATTCCATCAAGAACGATTGAGAATTACATAAAGAACTCGCAAACGACCTCGAGGCACTTAGGCCGTGGTGACACTGCTTGCAGCTTCTTACGGAAATGTCCCTGCACGCATGTAAtcgtgagaagtaaacaactatatagaattgtattggtgtggttacattgcttcccctttgcttcgttcgaattcgccagcttctatcgaacaaaattgtttgtttctcttcgtcagttatcgcacaatcaagttttcgtgcgtactccgaaaCAGTGTCACCTCggcctaagataagatcagacaactggcttcttactcttcttcgtcgtccaaaaacgaagccatgttatgaagatgccagagttgccaaatattataaaatttcggattttttaaatttctgtttttatgaatcgtaacatttggttggtgcgaatttaatgattttgcatattttcaatgaagcaacctcaaaaatatatttaaaagagGTAAAATAAgccttttaaatacccatatctataatattaGAATGATATCCATAACAACTTGTCCAGGATTGTCTGGAGAGTATTTTCTCGCTAATTCGTACAAAAGAACGGTGCTcaactccattgcaattcaggaacaacttgaaaattgtgactctttcgcaatacatgaccatagcaccgaatgcttcgtatacagccgatacacaatAACATATTGTTGGATTGATGGACTTGCTATCAATGCGGCgagaatgttcagcccagaaattgatggatagtgaagcagcatcgacatcatatcaaatttcagcttcatctaattttagTGAGAATGTGAATGACATgcatattgaattcgactatgagtacaccgtcgatgaagcgaaaacatTCCTCGACAGAACAGGAAAAAATCGTTGTTCTATATAACTGGTTACATCATTTAAATAAGTCAGCGgaaaagaacatgtcagcagtgtaacaaaagattggtagtcagcaaaacacaacctgtattgtatcaaccatctcttttttcatattcagaagctagagctaacaactctcccatctgcatagtgaatgaggAGAATTTCCAttaattccttcacatttcctttaGACTAAATATCTTAATATTCAATAAATTCACTAAGGTACACCGGAGTAAGTGTACCATCGGGGTAAATGGatcaattgatttttataaaatctaCTGTACATTCGTTTCGATCTAAATGAACGTCTTATAACGAATCGATCCCTAACAACACCCCAGCACCAATACTACGAACAAATCTAGTGTATGTACACATTTATGAAGCGCAATACGCGAAACGTCTTTTTCAGCTCTAGAAAAAGTTAGTTTGCGACGTCAATGTAAGCTTCAGTAGGCGCTGAAAGCAATtgttaaaacaattttttgttattCAGGAAACTATAACAAAGTATTAAACAATTCTAGAATGAATAACAAATGATTCAAGCATTATAAGCTAATATGTTCATCATGATACACTTCCCCAGTTATTTAATTTAACTGGgggaagttgatttttttttgttcacttaGAGTGCATCATAATTAGTTGGCTTATTTCGCTACCTGTTGGTTCAatagaaaattcaatttattccttATATCATTCCAACAGCAATGGCTTGGACATACGTGAAGAAAAGGTCGGCACCGGCATATTCTAAAGCTTCTACAGATGCGGCCATTGACGCTGTAGAAGGTAAAAGAATGACAGTGTCCCAAACTGCACGATGCTATGTAATCCCCAGATTTACTCTACGAAAAAGATTTAACGGACAGAGAAGCGTTAAAAGTACTACAGGAGGAAGACCCACTGCGATTTCGCTGAATGTCGAAGCTAAAATTGCCTCATGCATTAAAACGATAGATAAATGGGGTTTTGGCTTATCCAAGACCGAGGTTCTACAGGCTATCGCACGGTATCTGACTGAAAACCATATTCCCAATCCTGTCAAACATTATTTGCCCGAAGATAAATATGTTCATCACTTCAAGAAACGTCACGGTTTATCTCAAAAGAAGGCTCAATCTATTGAGATTGCTCGAAAGAGAAATGACTAATTATTTTCAACTCCTAGAAGAAGTGACTTATGGAGTTCCTCCATCTACAATGTAGATGAATCTAGTTTCTGTCTTGATCCTACTCGTGTGAAGGTTGTTGGAGAGAAAGGGAGATCAGCACACCGTGAGCAGCAGGACATGCCAAAGAGAATATTGTCGTATTGATGGGTGGGAACGCAGTTGGTGGAAAACTGCCTCCGTTGATGgtatttaaaacaaaacaaaactatggACATGCTGGATGACATCTAAAGAAGACGAGTTTCCTGTATCAGCTTACGCAGCTACTCCAAACGGATGGATGAATACTGAACCATCCACCAATCATTTCGAGCGCAAATTTTGAAAGTGATTCCGAAGACACGGTCAGTTTTTCTGATATATGACGGCCATTCATCGCATATCATTCTGAAACTGATTGAAAAAGCTATGGAGAAGCAAGTTGTGGTTTTGAAACTCCCACCTCACACAAGCCACCTGTTCCAATTGCCAAGTGATTATAATTCTTTTAATGATAGACtcactttgaagaaaaaaatgtattttttctcaattgaCTTTTATCTATACACTATTTGAGCTAATAAAAGTTAATAAGATATATTTGCCTTTTTTTCGCCTATGATTTTGTATTATTATCCATATGAACAATCATGATCCACTTACCCCTTAACATAGGGGTAAGTGGATCACCTGGTATTCTTTTTTCAATTCGCTTCTATAGTGTTCTAGCCAAACCCAAGATTCTAGTTTCATACCTGTCTTCTTTACAATACCCTCAGATTTATTCCATGTTGAGTAGACGGTAAAATACTATTTTTCTAGAATGTGACACTAAGTTGAAGAAGGACTTTTCATTCTATTATATccacttgccccggtgtaccttatttctaaattcaaaaaattaaaaaaatcgactttgtttacaaaatttatcgaaatcagccaatgagcgactgacagaaatttgatcCGTAAAaaaccccctattgtctgatcttatcttagctcCGATCCAATGTCACCTCGGCCTTAGACACATAACAACGGCACAGaaggtaaggtaaatgatgttagtTTGTCCAATTGCGGGTTTTTTcatgcaactagtaaatgcaaaccgatttttcttcataaaaatcGCATGTAATCAAGACAAGTTTTGGTTTGTTGAAAAGTTCCAAGTCTCTAGTTACTAATAATACCGTAAAATGTTCAAATTAttcttttgtttatgtttttttacgattttctttaaagagaaattatgaacatggtttgtccgaaaaatgatcacGGTTTGTCCGGTCTTAGAAATCGCCAttcttgaatgaaaaaaaatcgaactttcAAATACATGTTGCAtatctcattgcttgagttacCTGTCatcatattcattcattcataacTTAGGTTTTCTTCAGAGCCTATTGTTGCGCATTTTAAAGCAGTCAACACAtagaaacaacaaaacaaacaaaatgcagcgtgccaagcggttgccatagtgaTCATGTAGACAAACCAACAGCAGCTAATcagtcaaaccatgatcacaaTTTAGGTCATCGagaaaatggtgtgcaagcatgattttTACAATATCTTTAAGTGGTAAAATCCATAAAAGGTcagaatacgtaccaaataatcatctggtggttgATTCAAAGTTTGCTCAAATGAGGGAcgtattgacaccaatagaaggtggattttataaacctttaaaacaagtgaatccgtaaaaatatcctatagaactactgtaaatcatgaaaaagatttgttttatttatgtgtttg
The Toxorhynchites rutilus septentrionalis strain SRP chromosome 2, ASM2978413v1, whole genome shotgun sequence genome window above contains:
- the LOC129771135 gene encoding uncharacterized protein LOC129771135, with protein sequence MDENSQHSVVMDGVSIVEPTTESGNQQSSCTECRRPDSAENMVQCDNCDGWQHYTCAGVDDSVADRSWVCALCAGHQQQDDVASNRSESSRCSATSAFSVSLGQLVEKQQAERARADLALQRRHLEEQQQLIDNVLGGEAVSGEASGGCDNCVSSREVNSETFSGERKRPPTTPNPEAPISSSVRRSTPLLGVSRLNEPPMVSIPSDVLDELALNPRPEVQDPHAALSELRNRVERCERRANPTPEELDALRVQLERCRELLEGFQSGNDGSRNRSSNINQPAAGQLSTLAASKPPLEKQIGAIPKASRKLPPVLEGDQPRGHSATGLEESTDPLWPLRDVVSQNNPPVVSRKAASIEMRPEHMEPPGKRQALSHLSKFPSHNSSTTIINKDTREQSRIDARPGELYMPPTISFNQSRESLARPNESIMINRKIYQTEHRSTGEQTRETPPRTVDLSQYRRQSDNFQINQVMPPSRSVSAPSQQQLAARQSLAKELPRFSGDPADWPIFISNYRYTTEACGFSDGENMLRLQRCLTGPALETVRSRLVLPAAVPQVIETLRMRFGRPELLINALLRKVREIPAPRSDRLEGLIDFGMAVQALCDHIEAANERAHLSNPSLLQELVAKLPADQRMMWAGYKRGFQHVDLKTFGDYMASVVQDATSVVSFEPEVKKNSARDRLKNKGFVNTHATDKPTNSSDSPKKPIESAKRSDCLHCNQDGHRVRECGAFKQLTVDDRWRRVRALQLCQNCLFNHGRRACRGRKTCDIEGCQFRHHPLLHSPSGPPKLIAPKVQVAENHTHHHSNASTLFRIIPVTVYGKDGSLNTFAFLDEGSDLTLVENDLATTLGVNGTPHPLCLRWTGDTSRIENDSRQITIEIAGIGQTKLHKLVNARTVSNLGLPRQSFQMKEAVRLYPHLKGIPVSSYQNVKPKILIGIDNLRLALPLKIREGDGAAPVAVKTRLGWCVYGPRGNGKRESYSFHVCKCSCDEDLQATVKEFFEIESAGVIPPEPSLSKEDQRALTIIETTTKRCGNRFETGLVWKEDHVEFPDSYPMALRRLECLERRMSRDPELKENLHRQMREYEAKGYAHKAIPEELEAANPRRIWYLPVGAVVNPKKPGKIRMVWDAAAKVNGVSLNGALLKGPDQLSSLPGVLFRFRLYCIAVSSDVKEMFHQLRIRDEDKISQLFLWRNNPSEKPTVYMMDVATFGSTCSPASAQFIKNRNAEQYAELHPEAAKAIVHDHYVDDYLASFSSVEEAAKVASDVRYIHGKAGFNLHNWRSNSSILLQKLGEIQQEAVKQLNLVEGGNTERVLGMLWSPTTDELSFSTQMNDEMQILIRTDTRPTKRQVLRCVMTLFDPLGLLSPFIIHGKVLIQDLWREGTDWDEKVSDAVYVKWQRWIKMIEYISDIRIPRCYFSGATRITYQNSEVHVFVDASEVAYSCAVYLRTFNEEENPQCCLIAAKSKVAPLKPWSIPRLELQACVLGTRWAKFVVGHLDVPVTKVTYWTDSRTALAWIKSDPRNYRQFVSFRVGEILEQTTATQWKWVPSKSNPADEATKWGSGPYFNQDSKWFRGPNFLWLAEEEWPRVKEPVVATAEEMRASILHHRTIETTIDFHRFSTWERLQHATAYVLRFLNNASKKQPKYSGSLQQAELHAAEEIIIKLTQREAYTDEVAALSNKALNKSGQEVIGKNSSIYNLMPFLDDRGLLRERGRIEAAESVPHEVRHPLILPRKHHVTELLVNRYHRRYRHGNAETVVNELRQLYTIPRLRLVVKKAKRDCALCKIRRTRPMIPPMAPLPVARLAHHERPFTYTGLDYFGPLLVKLGRSIVKRWIALFTCLTVRAVHLEVAYTLSTESCISCVRRFVGRRGSPVEFFSDNGTNFKGAERVLQHQINQGLSSTFTSANTKWSFIPPGAPHMGGAWERLVQSVKAAMAEAYIEGKLDDEGLQTLVVEAENIVNSRPLTYLPLESEMAEALTPNHFLLLSSNGVKRRGEDVALGQLNDLVRRQILGKSWELIQRQLETFWQRWLVEYLPVIRRQAKWFDEVRALEPGDVVVVAEPTKRSGWERGRIIRMIPNPDGRCRRAVVQIGGKSSVRPVTRLALLDVVNRCGVPEDSGLHPGETVNAEFAELATLSTGITEGANRLSMS